One Hydrogenoanaerobacterium saccharovorans DNA segment encodes these proteins:
- a CDS encoding methylglyoxal synthase, which translates to MNIAVTAHDSKKELMVQFCIAYCGILSRHNLCGTGTTAKMVSEATGLEIVGFLSGRQGGDQQVAARIACNEIDLLLFFRDPLTVKPNDIDEAQLLRLCDVHNIPVATNIATAEALIHALERGDLDWRNIVNPKTTGNIR; encoded by the coding sequence GTGAATATAGCAGTAACAGCTCACGATTCGAAAAAAGAACTTATGGTACAATTTTGTATTGCATATTGCGGGATACTCAGCCGCCATAACCTTTGCGGAACAGGTACAACCGCAAAGATGGTGTCGGAGGCTACCGGACTTGAAATAGTGGGTTTTTTAAGCGGCAGACAGGGCGGCGACCAGCAGGTTGCAGCGCGTATTGCCTGCAACGAAATTGACCTTTTGCTGTTCTTCCGCGATCCGCTTACCGTAAAGCCCAACGATATTGACGAAGCACAGCTGTTGCGTCTTTGCGATGTGCATAACATTCCGGTTGCAACCAATATTGCTACCGCCGAGGCACTCATCCATGCATTAGAGCGCGGAGACCTCGATTGGAGAAACATCGTCAACCCAAAAACAACCGGCAACATTCGCTAA